One Leptolyngbya subtilissima AS-A7 genomic window carries:
- a CDS encoding endonuclease/exonuclease/phosphatase family protein, with protein MERNQFRVGTFNLNNLMLPDREFYPGEVHSQVNYLKKLTWIGAQLDRMKVDICGFQEVFHRGALKEALHRSEYHQQHEIVMAEGFGRGPGVALATRFPVLGQRMYDNFPPESVLDLEGAEIPIRRFSHPVLAVDLALTETIHCTVFVVHLKSKRPMMTNGVDRSDPVEIAKGHARSLIRRTAEAAALRFLLMEGLRDRRYPVIVMGDVNDNHTAVTTQIVTGHPPWESWPYRKKAPVWDVLLYQVKDIQARLGYGDHYYTYIHNGHYDSLDHIMVSEEFSAQNRDRIGRVTYVSVFNDHLFDQTLLDETIEPWQSDHGQVVATIELNPPQSAHPQLVV; from the coding sequence ATGGAACGCAATCAGTTTCGTGTCGGCACCTTTAACCTCAACAACCTGATGCTGCCCGATCGCGAGTTTTACCCTGGCGAAGTCCATTCCCAGGTCAACTACCTGAAAAAGCTCACCTGGATTGGGGCTCAGCTCGATCGCATGAAGGTCGATATCTGCGGCTTTCAAGAGGTGTTTCATCGAGGGGCGCTGAAAGAAGCTTTGCACCGCAGTGAATACCACCAGCAGCACGAAATTGTCATGGCCGAGGGGTTTGGGCGGGGGCCTGGGGTGGCGCTGGCGACTCGGTTTCCAGTGCTGGGGCAGCGCATGTACGACAACTTTCCGCCCGAAAGCGTGCTGGATCTAGAGGGGGCTGAGATCCCAATTCGGCGGTTTTCGCACCCGGTATTAGCGGTCGATTTGGCCCTGACAGAGACGATTCATTGCACCGTGTTTGTGGTGCACCTGAAGTCAAAGCGGCCAATGATGACCAACGGTGTCGATCGCAGCGATCCGGTCGAAATTGCCAAAGGCCACGCCCGCTCGCTAATTCGCCGCACCGCTGAGGCCGCTGCCCTGCGGTTTTTGCTAATGGAGGGGCTGCGCGATCGCCGCTACCCGGTCATTGTCATGGGCGACGTCAACGACAACCATACTGCCGTCACCACCCAAATCGTGACTGGGCACCCCCCCTGGGAATCCTGGCCCTACCGCAAAAAAGCCCCCGTGTGGGACGTGCTGCTCTATCAGGTCAAAGACATTCAGGCCCGGCTAGGCTACGGCGACCACTATTACACCTACATTCATAACGGCCACTACGACAGCCTTGACCACATCATGGTGAGCGAAGAGTTTTCGGCCCAAAACCGCGATCGCATCGGCCGCGTCACCTATGTGTCGGTGTTTAACGACCATCTGTTTGACCAAACCTTGCTAGATGAAACGATTGAACCCTGGCAGTCCGATCATGGGCAGGTAGTGGCCACCATTGAGCTCAACCCGCCCCAGTCGGCTCACCCCCAGCTAGTGGTCTAG